Proteins encoded in a region of the Paenibacillus sp. W2I17 genome:
- a CDS encoding TetR/AcrR family transcriptional regulator produces the protein MARSKEFEESVVLDKAMRLFWEQGYEKTSMTDLVNHMGIHRKSLYDTFGDKHTLFLKSVDLYDHKISSALAAGVKRSKTATEALQFIFLSLIHGDEHPASGCFIVNSTVELAARDDEMNNRSTEMFANTEKLIKDIIVWGQQEGEFTTEYNGEVLAEYLHNVSIGLRGMAKTSMTKEKLLRIATLSMDLIRR, from the coding sequence ATGGCGAGAAGCAAAGAGTTCGAAGAGTCTGTTGTACTGGATAAAGCGATGAGACTTTTTTGGGAACAAGGCTATGAGAAGACGTCTATGACAGATCTGGTCAATCATATGGGAATTCATCGTAAAAGCTTGTATGACACATTTGGCGACAAACACACCTTGTTCCTAAAGTCAGTAGATCTGTATGATCACAAAATCAGCTCCGCTCTTGCAGCAGGCGTAAAGCGTTCTAAAACGGCAACGGAAGCACTTCAGTTTATATTTCTTTCTTTAATTCATGGAGATGAGCATCCAGCATCAGGCTGCTTCATTGTTAATTCGACGGTCGAATTGGCGGCACGCGACGACGAGATGAACAACCGATCAACGGAGATGTTTGCAAATACGGAGAAACTAATCAAGGACATTATTGTGTGGGGACAGCAAGAAGGTGAATTCACAACGGAGTACAACGGCGAAGTATTGGCGGAATATCTGCATAACGTAAGCATTGGGTTAAGGGGGATGGCCAAGACCTCGATGACCAAGGAAAAACTGCTTCGTATAGCGACGCTATCCATGGATCTCATACGGAGGTAG
- the sspI gene encoding small acid-soluble spore protein SspI — translation MPITLSLREAIVHKVHDKSDDQLREMIEGSVDGPEAALPGLGAIFEMIWKNTEPAKQEELIQIAQEHLHTIPVQPLR, via the coding sequence ATGCCCATTACATTAAGCCTGCGTGAAGCGATTGTTCATAAAGTTCATGACAAGAGTGATGATCAGCTCCGGGAGATGATTGAAGGTTCAGTAGATGGACCGGAAGCTGCATTACCTGGACTTGGCGCCATTTTCGAGATGATCTGGAAGAACACAGAACCTGCCAAGCAGGAAGAACTCATTCAAATCGCGCAGGAGCATCTGCACACCATTCCCGTTCAACCGCTTCGTTAA
- a CDS encoding RNA methyltransferase — translation MDIVSPQNTRVKEWAQLLEKKHRTRQHKYIIEGIHLVQEALRAGADLECIVYDGEQGVPNELAGLENPLQRVEWVSVSPAVIAKCTDTMTPQPVFAIVRKGSEPLESLITGARGLVVVLDGVQDPGNVGTIIRSADAAGAAGVVLGAGCADVYNPKTIRSTMGSLFHLPIVEGQLESLLPEAKAAGVKLVSTSLQAEHSCYSYDFTQSVWLVIGNEGKGISDATARLVDDAITIPMQGQAESLNAAMAATILLFEAMRQRIFN, via the coding sequence ATGGATATTGTATCACCGCAAAATACACGGGTAAAAGAATGGGCACAGTTGCTGGAGAAAAAGCATCGTACCCGTCAACATAAATATATCATTGAGGGCATTCATCTGGTCCAGGAAGCATTGCGCGCTGGAGCGGATCTGGAGTGCATCGTGTACGATGGTGAGCAAGGCGTACCGAATGAGCTTGCAGGGCTTGAAAACCCGCTTCAGCGTGTGGAGTGGGTCAGTGTATCTCCTGCGGTTATCGCCAAATGTACGGATACAATGACTCCACAGCCTGTATTCGCGATTGTGCGTAAAGGCAGTGAGCCACTGGAAAGCCTAATTACCGGAGCGCGTGGGCTTGTCGTGGTGCTGGATGGGGTACAGGACCCAGGTAATGTGGGGACAATCATCCGTAGTGCGGACGCAGCTGGAGCAGCGGGGGTTGTACTTGGCGCGGGCTGTGCTGATGTATATAATCCGAAGACGATTCGTTCGACGATGGGGTCATTGTTTCATTTGCCCATTGTGGAGGGCCAGTTGGAATCCTTGCTTCCCGAAGCAAAGGCTGCGGGCGTGAAGTTGGTCAGTACTTCTTTGCAGGCAGAGCATTCATGTTATAGTTATGATTTTACGCAGTCGGTATGGCTTGTGATTGGCAACGAAGGCAAAGGAATCTCGGATGCTACGGCACGTTTGGTGGATGATGCGATTACGATCCCGATGCAGGGACAGGCTGAGTCACTTAACGCGGCAATGGCGGCAACAATCTTGTTATTTGAGGCGATGAGACAGCGGATATTTAACTAA
- a CDS encoding sigma-70 family RNA polymerase sigma factor, whose protein sequence is MSEQDEYIELVTLIRAGHEEAYGELYEKTVTGIYQTVRFLINDKSDAEDVVQEIYIQAYRSLERYDAERAFRPWLMGVTMRQVQSYRRKSLMQFRFGKRIEKSDVGLEYDFSTDLVNKLANRPLLEQVRRLPYKLQQVVTLHYLNEYTKEEIAGILEIPLGTVKSRIHAALAKLRQKEKMNPRLREKVEDLHETR, encoded by the coding sequence ATGAGTGAGCAAGATGAGTACATAGAACTTGTAACGTTAATACGGGCGGGGCATGAAGAGGCATATGGAGAATTATATGAGAAAACAGTGACGGGGATATATCAAACTGTGCGATTTCTCATCAACGACAAGTCTGACGCGGAGGATGTAGTACAGGAGATTTACATTCAGGCGTATCGGTCATTAGAGCGATATGATGCGGAGCGTGCTTTTCGTCCCTGGTTGATGGGGGTGACGATGCGACAGGTTCAGAGTTATCGACGCAAAAGCTTGATGCAGTTTCGGTTTGGCAAGCGGATCGAAAAATCTGACGTGGGACTAGAATATGATTTTTCCACTGATCTGGTCAACAAACTGGCAAATCGTCCTTTGCTGGAACAGGTGCGCCGTTTGCCGTACAAGCTACAGCAGGTGGTCACACTTCATTATTTGAATGAATATACGAAAGAGGAGATTGCTGGCATATTAGAGATCCCGCTTGGAACCGTGAAATCGCGCATACATGCGGCGCTGGCGAAGTTAAGACAGAAAGAGAAGATGAATCCAAGATTGCGGGAAAAGGTGGAGGATCTGCATGAAACTCGATGA
- a CDS encoding SDR family oxidoreductase, giving the protein MKYTVITGASSGIGYETALAFAARGKNLILVARRLDKLEELKSTIQGIDPKVNVVVHTSDLSVTAEAYELYNDLKEYEIETWINNAGLGEGSFIAEQNLDKVETMLRVNIESLTILSTLYVRDYANVEGTQLINVSSALGYAIAVGSVAYSASKYYVSAFTEGLAKELELKGAKLKAKILAPAITETEFVQKSIDAEGFDYKANMSKYHTAKEMAGFMIDLYDHNEVVVGIVDQNYEFQLTGAIYPVISELN; this is encoded by the coding sequence ATGAAATACACAGTGATTACGGGAGCAAGTTCAGGGATTGGATATGAAACGGCATTGGCATTTGCAGCACGGGGCAAAAACTTGATTTTGGTAGCCAGAAGATTGGATAAGCTTGAAGAACTTAAATCGACTATTCAGGGTATCGATCCTAAAGTGAATGTCGTCGTTCACACAAGCGACCTGTCTGTTACCGCAGAGGCGTACGAACTGTATAACGATTTGAAAGAATATGAAATTGAGACTTGGATCAATAATGCAGGGCTTGGAGAAGGCTCGTTCATTGCTGAACAGAATTTGGATAAAGTGGAGACCATGCTGCGTGTTAACATTGAATCTTTGACCATTCTATCTACACTGTATGTGCGAGATTATGCGAATGTCGAAGGTACTCAATTGATTAACGTCTCATCCGCACTTGGGTATGCCATTGCTGTAGGCAGTGTTGCTTACTCTGCATCGAAATACTACGTTAGTGCCTTCACAGAAGGTCTTGCCAAAGAACTGGAACTGAAAGGTGCAAAACTAAAAGCGAAGATTCTGGCACCAGCGATCACGGAAACAGAATTTGTGCAAAAATCAATAGATGCTGAAGGATTTGATTACAAGGCAAACATGTCTAAGTACCACACTGCTAAAGAAATGGCAGGCTTCATGATCGATCTGTATGATCACAATGAAGTGGTCGTGGGAATTGTAGACCAGAACTATGAGTTCCAACTGACAGGTGCGATCTACCCGGTGATTTCAGAATTGAATTGA
- a CDS encoding NADP-dependent oxidoreductase, whose product MRAAQIQKYSKKIQVEINNIEIPQIQSHEVLVKVKAAGVNPLDILNMNGSVRMIADYTLPLTLGNELSGVIEAVGDDVLKFKVGDSVYTRLPLNKIGAFAEYAAVHEDDLSIMPENLSFIEAAAVPLTALTAYQALHDVLQAEPNKKLFIPGGTGGFGAMAIPIAKSMGLTVITSGSERGRARSLSIGADQFIDYKTEQYADILSDIDYVIDTLGADEIKAELSILKPQGKLVSLKAGPNYRFAVDSQFPLWKRALFGLVGARLDSMARKTQTEYRFLFVHSSGIQLQEITVLVEKEDIKPSIDSTYTFEDIEKALIKVSTGHSQGKVIVTF is encoded by the coding sequence ATGAGGGCAGCTCAAATACAGAAATACTCCAAAAAAATCCAAGTGGAAATCAATAATATTGAGATACCTCAGATTCAGAGCCATGAGGTTCTTGTCAAAGTGAAAGCTGCGGGTGTAAATCCGCTGGATATCTTGAATATGAATGGTAGTGTTCGGATGATTGCCGACTATACGTTACCTTTAACTTTAGGGAATGAACTATCTGGTGTCATTGAAGCCGTCGGTGATGATGTTTTGAAATTTAAAGTGGGGGATTCGGTTTATACAAGGTTACCTCTGAATAAAATTGGTGCTTTTGCTGAATACGCCGCTGTGCATGAGGATGATTTATCCATAATGCCTGAAAATCTGTCTTTTATCGAAGCTGCTGCAGTACCCCTTACTGCCCTGACCGCGTATCAAGCATTGCATGATGTACTACAAGCTGAGCCGAATAAAAAGCTGTTTATTCCTGGTGGAACGGGTGGATTCGGTGCGATGGCCATCCCGATTGCCAAGTCCATGGGATTAACGGTTATCACAAGTGGCAGTGAGAGGGGCAGAGCACGTAGTTTATCCATTGGAGCAGATCAATTCATTGATTATAAGACTGAGCAGTATGCTGACATTCTGTCCGATATCGATTATGTGATCGACACCTTGGGTGCGGATGAGATCAAAGCTGAACTGAGCATTTTGAAACCACAGGGCAAATTAGTCTCTTTGAAGGCGGGACCCAATTATCGTTTTGCAGTGGACAGTCAATTCCCGTTGTGGAAAAGAGCATTGTTTGGTCTCGTAGGTGCACGCTTGGATTCCATGGCACGTAAGACTCAAACTGAATACCGTTTTTTATTTGTGCATTCCAGTGGGATTCAATTGCAAGAAATCACAGTTCTTGTAGAAAAAGAAGACATTAAACCTTCGATCGATTCTACGTATACGTTTGAGGACATTGAAAAGGCATTGATTAAAGTATCAACGGGTCACTCCCAGGGCAAAGTCATTGTTACCTTTTAA
- a CDS encoding TrkA family potassium uptake protein, with the protein MRHAEVQREVKTLMAKKQYAVIGMGRFGSSVANALSGMGFDVLAIDADEQRTQEMSNVVTHAVSADSTDEEALRALGIRNFDVVVVAIGEDIQASILTTLILKDMGVPVLIVKAQNELHGKVLQKIGADKVIYPERDMGLRVAHHLTSPNILDYIELSEDYSILEMRASEQMIGKNLMELNIRARFGCNVMAIRSGNSMNISPYAEDRIEAGDVLIIVGHKDHLTKMELAYPK; encoded by the coding sequence ATGCGTCATGCTGAAGTGCAGCGGGAGGTTAAGACCCTAATGGCCAAGAAACAGTATGCCGTAATTGGTATGGGACGGTTCGGATCAAGTGTTGCCAATGCACTGAGTGGTATGGGATTCGACGTGCTGGCAATTGATGCGGACGAGCAGCGGACTCAGGAAATGTCCAATGTGGTGACCCATGCGGTATCGGCAGATTCAACAGATGAAGAAGCGCTGCGTGCGCTGGGCATACGGAATTTCGACGTTGTCGTTGTGGCGATTGGTGAAGATATTCAGGCGAGCATTCTGACAACCCTGATATTGAAAGATATGGGTGTACCCGTTCTGATCGTAAAAGCTCAAAATGAGCTTCATGGTAAGGTATTGCAGAAGATTGGGGCGGATAAAGTCATCTATCCTGAGCGGGATATGGGACTCCGCGTAGCCCATCATCTGACCTCGCCTAATATACTGGATTATATCGAATTGTCTGAGGATTACAGCATTCTGGAGATGAGAGCTTCCGAGCAGATGATCGGCAAAAACCTGATGGAATTAAACATCCGTGCACGTTTTGGTTGTAATGTGATGGCGATCCGCAGTGGGAATTCGATGAACATCTCGCCGTACGCGGAGGACCGAATCGAAGCTGGAGATGTGCTGATCATTGTGGGTCACAAGGATCATTTGACGAAAATGGAGCTTGCGTATCCGAAGTGA
- a CDS encoding SMI1/KNR4 family protein has protein sequence MNNGKGKTHLREFMTWAGEEGWDIMSKSGSQSHLNSSVTSRYKGLPDEYLEFLNVVEKCVAPDEQTWFICEAEFNNSTEAAFQWNEFEILSLEAAEGDSIWQSEITAWWDHHLPIVMSVEDGYSFYAIDLTTDNGAIVRGCEPEFEEVEKVSDSFGEFLAWMMLNSD, from the coding sequence ATGAATAATGGAAAAGGAAAAACTCACCTTAGGGAATTTATGACTTGGGCCGGGGAAGAGGGCTGGGACATAATGAGTAAATCCGGTTCGCAGTCACATTTAAACAGCAGCGTTACTTCAAGATACAAAGGACTTCCAGATGAATATTTAGAATTTCTAAATGTAGTTGAAAAATGCGTTGCACCGGATGAGCAAACCTGGTTTATTTGTGAGGCTGAGTTCAACAATAGCACGGAGGCCGCATTCCAATGGAATGAATTTGAAATTCTTAGTTTGGAGGCAGCAGAGGGTGATTCTATTTGGCAGTCAGAGATAACGGCTTGGTGGGATCATCACTTGCCGATCGTAATGTCTGTGGAGGATGGATATTCCTTCTATGCCATTGACTTAACAACCGACAATGGGGCTATTGTCCGTGGATGTGAGCCTGAATTTGAAGAGGTTGAAAAGGTATCCGATTCGTTTGGAGAATTTCTGGCATGGATGATGTTGAATTCAGATTAG
- a CDS encoding peptide chain release factor 3, which yields MSKAANDILQQEVDKRRTFAIISHPDAGKTTLTEKLLLFGGAIRLAGTVKARKASKHATSDWMEIEKQRGISVTSSVMQFDYLDHRVNILDTPGHQDFSEDTYRTLTAADSAVMLIDVAKGVEAQTIKLFQVCAKRGIPIFTFINKLDREGKSPFDLMEELENVLGIRSVPMNWPIGTGRELCGVYDRMKNQVELFQGDDHSTIKVQKVDGYKDPIIREMAGEYLHDQLCQDLELLDIAGDQFDMEKVQRGELTPIFFGSAINNFGVQTFLENFLELAPKPEPRRSTAGEIQPTNEKFSGYVFKIQANMNPAHRDRIAFLRIVSGKFQRGMSVKHTRVGKEIKLSQPQQFLAQDRDIVEEAYAGDIIGLFDPGIFRIGDSLSQGSEVVFEELPTFSPEIFAKVTVKNALKHKQYQKGIDQLTEEGTIQVFQTASFDETILGVIGQLQFEVFEYRMKGEYGVDVQLQRMPYQFARWIVDENLDPSKFRINSALVKDKKGNYVVLFENEYAMRTAMDKNPTAQFLETAP from the coding sequence ATGAGCAAAGCTGCAAATGATATTCTTCAACAGGAAGTGGACAAACGCCGGACGTTTGCCATTATCTCTCACCCGGATGCGGGTAAAACTACATTAACCGAGAAACTGTTGCTGTTCGGGGGCGCGATTCGCCTTGCGGGAACGGTAAAAGCTCGGAAAGCCAGCAAACACGCAACAAGTGACTGGATGGAAATTGAGAAACAACGGGGGATCTCAGTTACCTCTTCCGTAATGCAATTTGATTATCTGGATCATCGCGTCAACATTCTGGATACACCGGGTCACCAGGACTTCAGTGAAGATACGTATCGTACACTGACGGCTGCCGATAGCGCGGTGATGTTGATTGACGTTGCAAAAGGTGTCGAGGCACAAACGATCAAGTTGTTCCAGGTATGTGCGAAGCGTGGCATTCCAATCTTTACGTTTATCAACAAACTCGATCGTGAGGGTAAAAGCCCATTTGACCTGATGGAAGAGCTTGAGAATGTACTGGGTATTCGTTCGGTTCCGATGAACTGGCCTATTGGTACAGGTCGCGAGCTGTGCGGTGTCTATGACCGGATGAAAAATCAGGTGGAATTGTTCCAAGGGGACGATCACTCAACGATCAAAGTACAAAAGGTAGATGGCTACAAAGATCCGATTATCCGTGAGATGGCTGGAGAATATCTGCATGATCAATTGTGTCAGGATCTGGAGTTGCTGGATATTGCGGGCGACCAATTCGACATGGAGAAAGTTCAACGCGGCGAACTCACACCTATTTTCTTCGGTAGTGCGATTAATAATTTCGGTGTGCAAACTTTCCTGGAGAATTTCCTGGAACTGGCACCGAAGCCTGAACCACGTCGCAGTACGGCAGGAGAGATTCAGCCAACGAATGAGAAATTCAGCGGTTATGTGTTCAAAATTCAGGCAAACATGAACCCGGCACACCGGGATCGAATTGCGTTCCTGCGTATTGTATCAGGCAAGTTCCAACGTGGAATGAGTGTGAAGCATACTCGTGTGGGCAAAGAAATCAAGCTGTCACAGCCACAGCAATTCCTGGCACAAGACCGGGATATTGTGGAAGAAGCGTATGCTGGCGATATTATCGGTTTGTTCGATCCAGGTATCTTCCGGATTGGCGATTCACTGAGCCAAGGCAGCGAGGTTGTCTTTGAGGAGTTGCCAACGTTCTCACCAGAGATTTTCGCCAAAGTTACCGTGAAAAATGCGTTGAAACATAAACAGTACCAAAAAGGAATTGATCAGTTGACGGAGGAAGGAACCATTCAGGTGTTCCAGACGGCAAGTTTCGACGAGACAATCCTCGGCGTAATTGGTCAACTTCAGTTCGAGGTATTTGAATATCGGATGAAAGGTGAGTATGGGGTAGACGTGCAATTGCAGCGTATGCCTTATCAGTTCGCTCGCTGGATCGTGGACGAGAATCTGGACCCAAGCAAATTCCGGATTAACTCTGCACTTGTAAAAGATAAAAAAGGGAATTATGTGGTGCTCTTCGAAAATGAGTACGCAATGAGAACAGCTATGGATAAAAATCCTACAGCTCAATTCCTGGAGACTGCGCCTTAA
- a CDS encoding alkene reductase, protein MEKIWSKTKIGNMELPHRLAMAPMTRSRAQEDGTPGELAALYYAQRATMGLLITEGTQPSDDGQGYLWSPGIYTDKHIEGWKKVTDAVHEAGGYVYIQLMHAGRMSHPDNTPHHRQPVAPSAIAPGVEMFTATGMQDIPVPRELSQEDIQTTIADFRKAAAAAIEAGADGVEIHGANGYLINQFLGENSNTRTDEYGGSIENRARFAIEVTKAIVKEIGAERTGFRISPGTPLGGIQDGEQGPELYRYLVKELAQLDLAYLHVMHLGDENLLQDIRSIWKNPLLVNRAGRTLDDLSVDLDRGLADVVPVGVWSLANPDLVERLQQGAPLNEADPKTFFGLGSKGYTDYPTLEELKSQEGLH, encoded by the coding sequence TTGGAAAAGATATGGAGTAAAACAAAGATTGGCAACATGGAATTACCTCATCGACTAGCGATGGCACCTATGACACGCAGTCGAGCACAAGAAGATGGTACACCTGGAGAGTTGGCGGCACTTTATTATGCTCAACGCGCAACGATGGGACTCCTGATTACGGAAGGAACACAACCTTCCGATGATGGACAGGGTTACTTATGGTCACCGGGCATCTACACCGATAAGCATATTGAAGGATGGAAAAAGGTAACGGATGCGGTGCATGAAGCTGGCGGATATGTATATATCCAATTAATGCATGCGGGTCGCATGTCACATCCGGACAATACCCCGCATCATCGTCAACCGGTTGCTCCGTCAGCAATCGCACCGGGTGTAGAAATGTTTACGGCTACAGGGATGCAGGATATCCCCGTTCCCCGGGAATTGAGTCAGGAGGATATTCAAACGACCATTGCCGATTTCCGAAAAGCAGCAGCCGCAGCGATCGAAGCAGGGGCGGATGGCGTTGAGATTCATGGGGCCAACGGATACTTGATCAATCAATTTTTAGGAGAAAATTCGAATACACGCACAGATGAGTACGGCGGATCTATTGAAAATCGTGCTCGCTTTGCGATTGAAGTAACCAAAGCCATCGTGAAGGAAATAGGGGCAGAACGAACAGGCTTCCGTATCTCACCAGGGACACCGCTGGGTGGAATTCAAGATGGCGAACAAGGTCCTGAACTCTACCGCTATCTTGTAAAAGAATTGGCTCAATTGGATTTGGCTTACCTTCATGTTATGCATCTTGGAGATGAGAACCTGTTGCAAGACATTCGTTCGATCTGGAAAAATCCACTGTTGGTTAACCGGGCCGGAAGAACTTTGGATGATCTCAGTGTCGATTTAGATCGTGGTCTCGCTGATGTGGTACCTGTAGGTGTATGGTCCTTAGCTAATCCAGATTTGGTGGAACGACTTCAACAAGGTGCGCCACTGAATGAAGCAGATCCGAAAACATTCTTTGGATTGGGAAGTAAGGGCTACACGGATTATCCTACGTTGGAGGAATTAAAGTCACAAGAGGGGCTACACTAG
- a CDS encoding SDR family oxidoreductase, with translation MRKTVLITGVSGGIGKELADRFAKGGHHIVLVARSEGKIQDLAQEYRKKYGIQATVIAKDVAAPGVPQEIYHELKEKGIVVDYLVNNAGFGLFGTFMETDMEQEVNMIDVNIKALTVMTKLFLPDMIQRGHGGVMNVASLVGFFPGPMMSVYYATKAYVLSFTEALENEVNGTGVTVTALCPGLTSTGFVDRSGMGVSKMLQGPIMEAGQVAEEGYQGFLRGKTLIMPGARNRFIAFMPRLLPRKMMTRMIRSSQDKTGH, from the coding sequence ATGAGAAAGACAGTTCTAATCACAGGGGTATCGGGTGGGATTGGTAAAGAGTTAGCAGATCGGTTTGCCAAAGGTGGACATCATATTGTGCTGGTAGCACGAAGCGAGGGTAAAATACAGGATCTAGCTCAGGAGTATCGGAAAAAGTATGGCATTCAGGCGACGGTTATTGCCAAAGATGTAGCAGCACCTGGGGTACCACAGGAGATTTATCATGAGCTGAAGGAAAAGGGCATTGTTGTTGACTATCTTGTCAACAATGCAGGCTTCGGTTTGTTCGGGACATTTATGGAGACGGATATGGAACAAGAAGTTAATATGATTGACGTGAATATCAAGGCTTTAACCGTCATGACAAAGCTATTCTTGCCGGATATGATACAACGTGGACACGGCGGTGTGATGAATGTGGCTTCGTTGGTAGGTTTTTTCCCTGGACCGATGATGTCGGTATATTATGCGACGAAAGCGTATGTGCTATCGTTCACTGAAGCTTTGGAGAATGAAGTAAACGGTACTGGTGTTACGGTGACAGCACTGTGTCCAGGTCTGACATCTACCGGATTTGTGGATCGTTCGGGTATGGGTGTCTCGAAGATGTTGCAGGGCCCGATCATGGAAGCAGGACAGGTAGCGGAAGAAGGATATCAAGGCTTCTTGCGTGGCAAGACATTAATTATGCCAGGGGCTCGTAACCGCTTCATTGCATTTATGCCGCGCTTGTTACCGCGTAAGATGATGACTCGCATGATTAGATCCTCACAGGACAAGACAGGACATTAA
- a CDS encoding AraC family transcriptional regulator, with protein sequence MMSIFLGEQFKLVCRRTSNTTFREVFHAHSQLEITYIHEGYGQLITEGQVFSLEPGMLMIFRPFQLHHIQIQVSRQQPFIRNVLMVELDLLKAHWPQFIVTHDFIQDLLEEQSHIQPIRIAATSPLVQRMEQYADTYPGLLPHEIEEDTRLFLLDLLAQLRYLWQDGQQRRSEDVLSSSANVLHPHAEAIMQWIEQHYQEPFRLEHIADTLHLSPYHLSHVFKKATGTTIIAYAQATRIRHACVLLTRSSLSVPEIGHRVGMTSPSYFCKVFRTTTGSTPHQYRLKVQGRK encoded by the coding sequence ATGATGTCCATCTTCCTGGGAGAACAATTTAAGCTGGTCTGTCGCCGTACATCCAACACTACGTTTCGCGAAGTGTTCCATGCTCATTCGCAGCTGGAGATAACCTATATTCACGAAGGATATGGGCAGTTGATAACCGAAGGTCAGGTTTTCTCCCTTGAACCCGGTATGCTCATGATTTTTCGACCTTTTCAATTGCACCACATCCAGATTCAAGTATCCAGACAGCAGCCTTTCATTCGAAATGTACTCATGGTTGAACTTGATCTACTGAAGGCACATTGGCCCCAATTTATCGTTACTCACGACTTCATACAGGATCTGCTGGAAGAGCAATCCCACATTCAGCCCATCCGAATTGCTGCCACATCCCCACTCGTTCAACGAATGGAACAATATGCAGATACGTATCCAGGTCTGCTTCCTCATGAAATAGAGGAGGATACACGCCTCTTTTTATTGGATCTGCTCGCACAACTTCGCTATCTGTGGCAGGACGGGCAGCAACGCCGCTCCGAAGATGTACTTTCGTCCAGTGCAAACGTTCTTCACCCACATGCCGAAGCCATCATGCAATGGATTGAGCAGCATTACCAAGAGCCTTTTCGTTTGGAGCATATCGCAGATACTCTTCATCTGTCCCCCTATCATCTATCTCATGTATTCAAAAAAGCGACTGGCACCACCATCATTGCTTATGCTCAAGCTACCCGCATTCGTCATGCCTGTGTGTTGCTCACTCGGTCCTCCCTTTCCGTTCCCGAAATCGGTCACCGTGTCGGTATGACCAGCCCCTCCTACTTTTGCAAAGTATTCCGTACTACCACAGGCTCTACACCACATCAATATCGGCTGAAGGTGCAGGGGAGGAAGTAA
- a CDS encoding DUF3600 domain-containing protein: protein MKLDEQLRTAYQEETKDWSVPARIKDKLMDGIRSDSHIRRNRKKWLVTGLLAAVLIIPTGAYAGYTYLADGIYGSQENIAAMGGTAEDYMRLEAKLQTAKAHFSEEEFVQYMDLLKQMGQMAVKYADSQGNIHPEQWSTVEQERYNLLVAELEPFFEKLETVSVGSSKKLMDEQQFWTEQLEQAEKTFTKEQYREFKSVYEQMKKYKVMVMDKDGSTHEERLSAEQKDDLRQLERRLIPYLKRLELNVR, encoded by the coding sequence ATGAAACTCGATGAACAGTTGCGAACAGCCTACCAGGAAGAGACCAAAGACTGGTCCGTACCTGCGAGGATTAAAGATAAACTGATGGATGGTATTCGAAGTGATTCACACATCAGAAGAAATCGAAAAAAATGGCTGGTCACTGGGCTATTGGCTGCTGTACTCATTATTCCCACCGGAGCCTACGCAGGGTACACCTATCTCGCAGACGGAATATATGGTTCACAGGAGAATATCGCTGCTATGGGGGGAACAGCTGAGGATTATATGAGGTTGGAAGCAAAGCTGCAGACGGCCAAGGCACATTTCAGCGAAGAAGAATTTGTTCAATATATGGACCTGTTGAAGCAAATGGGGCAAATGGCCGTGAAGTATGCCGATTCTCAGGGCAATATACATCCAGAGCAGTGGAGTACAGTGGAGCAAGAACGATATAACCTTCTTGTAGCTGAGCTGGAACCGTTTTTCGAGAAGCTGGAAACTGTGAGTGTAGGGTCCTCCAAAAAATTGATGGACGAGCAGCAATTTTGGACGGAACAGTTGGAACAGGCAGAAAAGACATTTACCAAGGAACAATATCGTGAGTTCAAGTCTGTCTATGAACAAATGAAAAAATACAAAGTTATGGTGATGGACAAGGATGGAAGTACCCATGAGGAACGATTGTCAGCGGAACAGAAGGATGATTTAAGGCAGCTAGAGAGACGCCTAATTCCCTATTTGAAACGGTTGGAGCTCAATGTGCGTTGA